The proteins below come from a single Eptesicus fuscus isolate TK198812 chromosome 5, DD_ASM_mEF_20220401, whole genome shotgun sequence genomic window:
- the LOC103304729 gene encoding zinc transporter ZIP2-like, whose amino-acid sequence MEPVLGVKIGCLFALLVLTLVCGLIPICFKWFQTEATKGHPQRGLRLLSCISAGVFLGAGLMHMTVESLENIEFEIQKIKMKNRTESGGNSSGDANSDYMDYPYGGLIISLGFFFVFFLESLALQCCPETIGRSKVQEEEVSEAHVCGLHSHEPSPSRRPFRALILLLSLSFHSVFEGLAVGLQTTVASTVQLFLAVLAHKGPVVFSVGLRLVQIGTASRWAVFCIMSFALMSPLGIALGMVVPGRDSQVGRGLAQAVLEGVAAGTFLYVTFLEILPRELAGPEAPLVKWGCIAAGFAFMALIALWA is encoded by the exons ATGGAACCAGTGCTAGGAGTAAAAATTGGCTGCCTATTTGCCCTGCTGGTTCTCACGCTGGTCTGTGGCCTTATTCCCATCTGCTTCAAATGGTTCCAGACGGAGGCAACCAAAG GTCATCCCCAGCGGGGCCTCAGACTCCTGAGCTGCATTTCTGCAGGTGTTTTCCTGGGAGCAGGGCTCATGCATATGACTGTTGAATCCCTGGAGAATATTGAATTCGAGATCCAGAAGATCAAGATGAAG AACAGGACAGAGAGTGGGGGAAATTCTTCTGGAGATGCCAATTCAGATTAT ATGGATTATCCCTATGGAGGGCTCATCATCTCCCTGGgcttcttcttcgtcttctttTTGGAGTCGCTGGCATTGCAGTGCTGTCCTGAAACCATTGGAAGATCAAAAGTGCAGGAGGAGGAAGTGAGTGAGGCTCATGTCTGTGGACTCCACAGCCACGAGCCCTCACCTTCGCGGAGGCCCTTTCGAGCCCTCAttctcttgctctcactctcctTTCACTCGGTCTTTGAAGGTCTGGCTGTGGGGCTGCAGACAACCGTAGCAAGTACAGTGCAGCTATTTCTTGCTGTCCTGGCTCACAAGgggcctgtagtgtttagtgtaGGACTGAGGCTAGTGCAGATCGGCACTGCGTCACGATGGGCTGTGTTCTGCATAATGTCATTTGCTCTCATGTCCCCCCTGGGCATAGCCCTGGGGATGGTTGTGCCTGGAAGAGACTCACAAGTAGGGAGAGGCTTAGCCCAGGCTGTGTTAGAGGGTGTGGCAGCTGGCACCTTCTTGTATGTCACCTTCCTAGAAATTCTGCCCAGAGAGCTAGCTGGTCCTGAGGCCCCTCTGGTCAAGTGGGGCTGTATAGCTGCTGGTTTTGCCTTCATGGCCTTAATTGCCTTGTGGGCCTGA
- the LOC129149019 gene encoding methyltransferase-like protein 17, mitochondrial — MEARDLVLKGKEKSPLDPRPGFVFAPCPHELPCPQLTASKPLACSFSQAYHPIPFSWSKKPKEEKFSMVILVRGSPEEAHRWPRITQPVLKRPRHVHCHLCCPDGHMQHAVLTARRHGRDLYRCARVSSWGDLLPVTTSPELLPSPVEDPPES, encoded by the exons ATGGAAGCCAGGGACCTGGTCCTTAAG GGAAAGGAGAAGTCACCTCTGGACCCTCGGCCTGGTTTTGTCTTTGCCCCA TGTCCCCATGAACTTCCTTGTCCCCAGTTGACAGCCTCTAAGCCCCTGGCCTGTAGCTTTTCCCAGGCTTACCATCCCATCCCCTTCAGCTGG AGCAAGAAGCCAAAGGAGGAAAAGTTCTCGATGGTAATCCTTGTCCGGGGGTCTCCAGAGGAAGCCCATCGCTGGCCCCGGATCACTCAGCCTGTCCTTAAACGGCCACGCCATGTGCACTGTCACCTGTGCTGTCCAGATGGGCATATGCAGCATGCTGTGCTCACAGCCCGCCGCCATGGCAG GGATTTGTATCGCTGTGCCCGTGTCAGCTCCTGGGGAGATCTTTTACCTGTGACCACGTCGCCTGAGCTTCTTCCATCCCCTGTTGAAGATCCCCCTGAGAGTTGA